In Sphingobacterium sp. R2, the genomic stretch CCATCTGTACCCATCTCAATGATACCCGATCCTTCTGTTGTCAACCAAATTGTTTGGCTATTGCGAACGATTATATTACTTACTGTTGCTAGACGATCAGGCAGCATATTTTCTTCGGGGAATACATTAAAAAAAGGGTGAATGTGATTTATAACGCCGACACCGCCGCCATACAAGCCCAGCCAAACATTCCCAAATCGATCTGCTGCAATACGTTGGACCATTGCATTATTACCCTTTCCCAAATCGATAGTTTTCAACTCTTTAACGCCCGAGATTTGCTGATCAAAACCATATGCTGGTTGAAAAAGAAAAAGCTGAGATGATTCGGCGCCGATCCAAATTGTATTTCCAATTTCCTCAATCGTATATACAAATGGTTCATTTCCATTTTTTGATGCTCCTGCCAATGGTATATGCATAGTTTCACCTGTTGAAGGACAATAGACAGCAAGGCCTCTTCGGGTGCCTATCCAAATGTTATCGAAACGATCACAAAACAGGGCTTTCACTTCGTTGTCGGGCAGTTGCCCTTTGGTATTTTGAACAGTCAATCTTTTGGAAAATTGATTAATAGGATTAAATATGGTGACCCCTTCATTTACATGACCAATATAGAGTATCCTTTTTCTATCTTCAGCCAATGACCAAATACTATTTTCGGGAAGACCAGGGAAGCTCTTTTTATTGAAACAGCGAAATTCTTTCTTTGTGATGTCAAAATGCTGTAATCCCTGATGGTAAGTTGCCAGCCATAGATTGCCGTCCGAACCTTTGATCATATCGGTAATATCGTTGGTAGCGATAGACTTCGGATTATTCGAATCGTGTGTATAATAACTGAATTTATTGGTCTTCAGATCGAGGACATTGAGCCCATTGGCACGCGTACCTATAAAAACTTTTTTATTATCGTACAGTAAGGTATTGATTTCATTACTATTGACAGACAATCCATCTGGTTTCTCCGAAGCGTAATAGCTCCTAAATGCTTTGCCCGCAAATCGATTTAAGCCAAGCTCTGTCGCTATCCACATAAATCCTTCATCATCATGAGCAAGGTCCAATACCTGTTGATTGGTCAGACCATCTTGAATAGAAAAAAAATGGGCGCGACTAGGCTGCGCAAAAACTTGGCTCAAGTGCCACAGAAAAATAACGACAACTAGCAAATTTTTCATAGATACAACATTCACAACACCATAAAATCTAACTCCACATTTAACCACAGTTTACTTTCAATTGAGATACACTGCGCCCAGACAGCAAACAGCTCATTATCAAATTAGCAAACAGGTTAAAATATCAAAAATAAGGTGTATTACACAATATTTCCTCGTCCAAAGGTTATTTCAGCGCTAAATATACTATATTATTCATAAATGTCGGTTAAACATTTATAAATACAAATGAATTGAATTCGCAGCAGTAAAAGAAGCGTTTTGCGATCGAATACCTGAAATATTGGTATATTGCAGCTCATTCTAACATACTTGTGGATTACAAAAGATTACAATTTATGAATAAAATTCTATCAACCATTCTAATGTCCTGCGCCCTATACTTGCCGACGACAAACTTTGCGCAAAACAAAACTACTGTTCCGCAACTCATTCCATTTCCTCAACAATTAGCATCCAATCCTGGTCTTTTTCAGCTAAAGGGGCAAGAATTGGGTTACTACATCGATCCAGCTTTATCTTCTCAATCTTTATCAGGATGGATCGACCATGCGCTATTCGGGAAATTGAATAAAAAAAGCGTTAAGCAGGCTAGCGCTTCGCTGCAATTGATCAAAGGTCAAGGACTCTCCGATGAGGCCTATGAATTGAAAATAGATCAAAAAGGTATTCAGATCATTGCTGCTTCGGAAAAAGGAGCATTTTACGGCTTACAGACCATTCAGCAATTATATTTACTTTCGGGCACAACAGCTAAATTGGCTCTTCCATATATTACAGTGAAAGATCAGCCTGCGTTTCAATGGCGCGGAGTCGAACTCGATGTTGCCCGCCATTTTTTTCCAAAAGAGTATCTATATAAATTTATCGATCTAATTGCAAGCTACAAGTTCAACAAATTCCATCTGCACTTGACGGACGATCAGGGTTGGCGGATCGAAATTAAGAAGTACCCTAAACTTACCGAAGATGGTGCCTGGAGAACGTATAACAACCAAGATTCTGCCTGCTTTGCAAAGGCCAAAGAAAATCCAGACTTTAATTTGCCCAAGGAATTGATCCGCACAAGAAACGGAAAAGAAGAGTATGGGGGATTTTATACCCAACAGGACATCAGAGACATTGTCGCTTATGCGCAGCGCAGACAAATAGAAATCATTCCCGAAATAGATATGCCAGGGCATATGATGGTGGCTACAAAAGCCTATCCCGAACTGCTGTTAGACAGCCAAACCGCCGGCTGGGGAAAACAATTCTCCGTACCGATCAGCCCCTGGAAAGAAAGCAGTTATACTTTTGTTGAACATGTGCTCAGTGAAATCATTGAACTATTCCCCTCCCCTTACATTCATATCGGTGCCGATGAAGTAGAGAAAGATTCTTGGGCAAAATCGGCTGCTGCTAAAGCTTTTATGGAAGAAAAACAAATTGCCAATTTACATGATCTTCAGAGCTATTTCGTCAAACGGGTAAACAATTTTATCCGTTCAAAAAATAAACAGAGCATCGGCTGGGATGAAATATTGGACGGCAGCTCAGACACTAGCATGATGGTTATGTACTGGCGTGGCTGGGAAAAAAATGCACCTAAGGAGGCTGTGAACCGTGGGCACAGGGTTATTATGACGCCCACCAATCCGCTCTATTTTGATTATCTTCCAAATAGTAGCAGCCTAGATGCTGTGTACAATATGAGTGTGGTTCCTTCGGATATATCCAACCAAAAAGCACATTTAATACAAGGTGCTCAGGCCAATATATGGACAGAAATGATCCCCTCCACTGCGCGATTAGAGTTTATGATTCTCCCGCGTTTAAGTGCGCTATCTGAACGCGTATGGACCAACAAACCTTTATACGATAGCTATAGAAATCGTGTAATTTCCCACTTTGGACTCTGGGACAAAATGGGTTTGCGCTATCGCATGCCAGACCTCGAAGGTTTTGCCGAAACACAGGTGATTGTTGACGGACAATCTATATTAAAGGTCGCGAATGAACTTCCTCAAAATCCGATACACTATACCACCGACGGTAGTCTTCCGACCCAGCAGAGCCCCGCACTGAAAGATTCGCTCGTTGTAAAAAAAGAAGGTCCGATTCGATTTGCAACAATCTCGTCTTCAGGAGCAAAAAGTGAACTCTACCAAATTAATTTTAAGTATGATACCTGGAAAAAAAGTGTGAGAGTGGATGAAACAACATTGATACCAGGCCTTAAAGCAACTTTTTTTAATGGAACTTTTGCTAATACATCTGCTATTGCCGGTCCCGAAGTACGCCACGAAGTAATCAGCAATGTAGCACTAAGCGATACCATCAAAATACCTTCTTTTGGTGCAAAAATAAGAGGATACCTTTATGTCAAAGAAAAAGGAATCTATAATTTCTACTTCACTTGTGATGATGGTGGTGTCCTGCGGATACATGATCAGCTTGTCGTTGATAATGATGGACAGCATGCACCAATTATGAAAAGTGGACAGATTGCGTTAGAAGCCGGCTACCATCCAATTGCTGTAGATTTCATCGAAGCAGGCGGAGGATTCACCTTAAAACTTCAATATAGCGTGAAAGATTCACCGGTGATCGATATTCCCAAAGCATCCTTTTTCCATCAGAAAGATTAGTAAAATCGATATACAATTTAAAGTAGCATTATCCCCAGTGAAGTTAATAGCACTGGGGATTTTTTTATGTATAAGAAGCAAGCCCCGAACCTTCATTTTATATGAATGCGGGGCTTTCCTTCAATCCCTTTGCTACGAAAAGGAAATAATATCTTTTTTTCGGATTATCCACCCCATATAAATTGACGATTGAAAGAATCGAACAGGAGGTTCAAATCCAGCTTCTTCACAGAGCTCGGCTAATCGTTCTTCCGAGACATGCGACAATTCATGCTCGATTCTTCGCAATCTTTGAGCGACCTGTGTTTCATCTATCCCACCGGGCAGAAGAAGTCTCAACATTCGCAAGTTTTGTTGAATCTGCTCCTTATTGCCCGTAATATCTAATAATAACAAGGGTGCTTGTGACATCATTCTCTTGGAAATATCTTGGAGCATAGCCAATTTTTGGCCATTGTCTTCTAAAAAGTGTAATACAAGTAAAAGTGTCGCAGCACCATATTGCTTCTCTTCGTCCAAATCACCTACCACACCTTCGACAAGATGAACATTTTCGTCCGCTTCAAATTTTTCCAGAGCCTGACTAATCATCTCCGGTGACGGATCTACCCCCGTTATTGTCCAAGATTCTGCTGTGTCAACAAAACGTTCTATTTCATTTCCTGTGCCACATCCGACCACCAATAAATCCTTATTTTCGGTTTCTCGGAGGAGCTTAGGCAGCTGATCTAAAAAATAATGGTAATTGGGGATCCAGGTTTCAACAAATTGATCATAGCCACTTGCACGTTCATTTTCAAACAGTTCTATTGTATTCATGATAATAAAAATAATCGTTTAACTTACATAAGTAGAGATATACCCTATCTTGTTTCAATAGAAGCAAAGATAACTATTTAAAATAATTCTAAATAATATTTACTCATAGTCATCCATAGTGGTAGGTGAAGCATGCAATTGCTTTAAATTTGAATTGCTTTAGGCTATTTGACCGTTACAGCAAAAGCGTATTCATCTGGAGGAAGGCATTGTGAAGCATCACAAGCTTGCCATTCCACAGTAACTTTTACTGTCGCAGCTCCTTTAATAAGAGAAACTTTTTGTTGAAAGATAACTTCATTGGTAAAATACCCTACATCCATTTTGAAAACCTCTTCATGTTTGAT encodes the following:
- a CDS encoding family 20 glycosylhydrolase is translated as MNKILSTILMSCALYLPTTNFAQNKTTVPQLIPFPQQLASNPGLFQLKGQELGYYIDPALSSQSLSGWIDHALFGKLNKKSVKQASASLQLIKGQGLSDEAYELKIDQKGIQIIAASEKGAFYGLQTIQQLYLLSGTTAKLALPYITVKDQPAFQWRGVELDVARHFFPKEYLYKFIDLIASYKFNKFHLHLTDDQGWRIEIKKYPKLTEDGAWRTYNNQDSACFAKAKENPDFNLPKELIRTRNGKEEYGGFYTQQDIRDIVAYAQRRQIEIIPEIDMPGHMMVATKAYPELLLDSQTAGWGKQFSVPISPWKESSYTFVEHVLSEIIELFPSPYIHIGADEVEKDSWAKSAAAKAFMEEKQIANLHDLQSYFVKRVNNFIRSKNKQSIGWDEILDGSSDTSMMVMYWRGWEKNAPKEAVNRGHRVIMTPTNPLYFDYLPNSSSLDAVYNMSVVPSDISNQKAHLIQGAQANIWTEMIPSTARLEFMILPRLSALSERVWTNKPLYDSYRNRVISHFGLWDKMGLRYRMPDLEGFAETQVIVDGQSILKVANELPQNPIHYTTDGSLPTQQSPALKDSLVVKKEGPIRFATISSSGAKSELYQINFKYDTWKKSVRVDETTLIPGLKATFFNGTFANTSAIAGPEVRHEVISNVALSDTIKIPSFGAKIRGYLYVKEKGIYNFYFTCDDGGVLRIHDQLVVDNDGQHAPIMKSGQIALEAGYHPIAVDFIEAGGGFTLKLQYSVKDSPVIDIPKASFFHQKD
- a CDS encoding class I SAM-dependent methyltransferase is translated as MNTIELFENERASGYDQFVETWIPNYHYFLDQLPKLLRETENKDLLVVGCGTGNEIERFVDTAESWTITGVDPSPEMISQALEKFEADENVHLVEGVVGDLDEEKQYGAATLLLVLHFLEDNGQKLAMLQDISKRMMSQAPLLLLDITGNKEQIQQNLRMLRLLLPGGIDETQVAQRLRRIEHELSHVSEERLAELCEEAGFEPPVRFFQSSIYMGWIIRKKDIISFS